A portion of the Streptomyces sp. NBC_00376 genome contains these proteins:
- a CDS encoding pirin family protein: MPAVTVENPLALPKVAASGDATPRPVLAVTTAPSGFEGEGFPVRRAFAGINYKHLDPFIMMDQMGEVEYAAGEPKGTPWHPHRGFETVTYLIDGTFVHQDSNGGGGTIQNGDTQWMTAGSGLLHIEAPPESLVMSGGLFHGLQLWVNLPKADKMMNPRYQDIRGGQVQLLASPDGGALLRVIAGELDGHEGPGITHTPITMIHATVRPGAEVTLPWREDFNGLAYVLAGRGTVGAERRPVHMGQTAVFGTGSSLTVRADEKQDGNAPDLEVVLLGGRPIREPMAHYGPFVMNSQAELKQAFEDFQAGRLGTVPAVHGM; encoded by the coding sequence ATGCCCGCAGTGACTGTTGAAAACCCGCTGGCCCTGCCCAAGGTCGCCGCTTCCGGCGATGCGACGCCCCGTCCCGTGCTCGCCGTCACCACGGCGCCGAGCGGATTCGAGGGCGAGGGCTTCCCGGTTCGCCGCGCGTTCGCCGGGATCAACTACAAGCACCTCGACCCGTTCATCATGATGGACCAGATGGGCGAGGTGGAGTACGCGGCCGGCGAGCCGAAGGGCACCCCCTGGCACCCGCACCGCGGCTTCGAGACCGTCACGTACCTGATCGACGGAACCTTCGTCCACCAGGACTCCAACGGTGGCGGCGGCACCATCCAGAACGGCGACACCCAGTGGATGACCGCCGGCTCCGGGCTGCTGCACATCGAGGCCCCGCCGGAGTCCCTGGTGATGTCGGGCGGCCTCTTCCACGGCCTCCAGCTCTGGGTGAACCTGCCCAAGGCCGACAAGATGATGAACCCCCGCTACCAGGACATCCGCGGCGGCCAGGTCCAGCTCCTCGCCTCCCCGGACGGCGGCGCGCTGCTCCGCGTCATCGCCGGTGAGCTCGACGGGCACGAGGGCCCCGGCATCACGCACACCCCGATCACGATGATCCACGCCACCGTGCGCCCCGGCGCCGAGGTGACCCTGCCGTGGCGCGAGGACTTCAACGGACTCGCCTACGTGCTGGCCGGCCGCGGCACCGTCGGTGCGGAGCGCCGCCCCGTCCACATGGGGCAGACCGCGGTCTTCGGCACCGGTTCCTCGCTGACCGTCCGCGCGGACGAGAAGCAGGACGGCAACGCCCCGGACCTGGAGGTCGTGCTGCTCGGCGGCCGTCCGATCCGTGAGCCGATGGCGCACTACGGGCCGTTCGTGATGAACAGCCAGGCCGAACTGAAGCAGGCCTTCGAGGACTTCCAGGCCGGCCGCCTCGGTACCGTGCCCGCGGTCCACGGAATGTGA
- a CDS encoding AI-2E family transporter, whose protein sequence is MQNHKPLLPDAARRTAAWCGVVLLVTGVAAVAIWLCIVFKTAVTPVLLALLGTALLGPVHRWLTDRGLKRSLAAGLTCVLLVAVVGGAGYIVVTALVDTGDQIVRSLKDTAQWVVDHFGIGRNTSVDDLVANARKLVEKFGASAAGGLLSGLSLVGSLIATSVLALLLTFFFLRDSDRAAQLAHSIAPRGTGELVEAMGRRAFEAVEGFMRGTTFIALIDAFCITIGLLILRVPGAVGLGALVFVGAYIPYLGAFLSGAVAVLVALADRGFVIALWALGVVLAVQVLEGHVLQPVIQSRTVQMHPAMIMIALTAGASVAGLLGMLLAVPVCAAAFGVLGELRRDRTGPPSGQGPQPGPAPEGA, encoded by the coding sequence GTGCAGAACCATAAGCCCCTCCTGCCCGATGCCGCGCGGCGCACAGCGGCGTGGTGCGGCGTGGTCCTCCTCGTCACCGGGGTCGCCGCAGTCGCCATCTGGCTGTGCATCGTCTTCAAGACCGCGGTCACTCCCGTGCTGCTCGCGCTGCTCGGTACGGCGCTGCTCGGGCCGGTGCACCGCTGGCTGACGGACCGCGGGCTGAAGCGCTCGCTCGCCGCGGGGCTCACCTGTGTGCTGCTCGTCGCGGTGGTCGGCGGCGCCGGGTACATCGTCGTCACCGCGCTCGTCGACACCGGTGACCAGATCGTCCGGTCGCTGAAGGACACCGCGCAGTGGGTCGTCGACCACTTCGGGATCGGCAGGAACACCAGCGTGGACGACCTGGTGGCCAACGCCCGGAAGCTCGTCGAGAAGTTCGGCGCGAGCGCCGCGGGCGGGCTGCTCTCCGGGCTCAGCCTGGTCGGCTCGCTCATCGCCACCAGCGTCCTGGCCCTGCTGCTTACCTTCTTCTTCCTCCGCGACTCCGACCGGGCCGCGCAGCTCGCCCACTCGATCGCGCCGCGCGGCACCGGGGAGCTGGTAGAGGCGATGGGGCGGCGGGCCTTCGAGGCCGTGGAGGGCTTCATGCGCGGCACCACGTTCATCGCGCTGATCGACGCCTTCTGCATCACCATCGGCCTGCTGATCCTGCGCGTTCCCGGCGCGGTGGGGCTCGGGGCTCTGGTCTTCGTCGGGGCCTACATCCCCTACCTCGGGGCGTTCCTCTCGGGCGCCGTCGCGGTCCTGGTCGCGCTCGCCGACCGGGGGTTCGTGATCGCGCTCTGGGCGCTGGGCGTCGTGCTCGCAGTGCAGGTGCTGGAGGGGCACGTCCTGCAGCCGGTGATCCAGAGCCGTACGGTGCAGATGCACCCCGCCATGATCATGATCGCGCTCACCGCGGGCGCCAGCGTGGCGGGTCTGCTGGGCATGCTGCTCGCGGTGCCGGTCTGCGCGGCGGCCTTCGGCGTCCTCGGCGAACTGCGCCGGGACCGCACGGGCCCGCCGTCCGGCCAGGGTCCGCAGCCCGGCCCGGCCCCGGAAGGCGCCTGA
- a CDS encoding ATP-binding SpoIIE family protein phosphatase gives MRTEDVLAATATGLWRWDNAAGTVTLDAEAARLLELPAAAGVFRESAVRSRFHPVDWNEIYGVVSLARAEGTLAEARLRIVDESGRVLRIVRSRSKPIPPGTPDGTDYVLVGTLQEVAEPQPGTTGAHTPITGDWRRSREAFLLDAGRALAEARSTAEVLRVAASLSMPGFSPDGLAVFGVAGDRLTIIGHHGHSVGDEDPFTDMPLDTDYPAAEVVRTGRAIYLPSPEDYSRRYPVTWPLARRFGRRSWAFLPLIVAGHTMGAWMAGFKHPVSFSPDERSVLTTVARMLAQALARAGVAETERELSLGLQRSMMPTLGPDIPGMTVSARYIPTGGGLQVGGDWYDMISLPNGRIALVIGDVQGHDVRAAGLMGQLRIALRAYASEGHRPDAVLSRASRFLAGLTDAYEDGEETGPRFATCLYAETDPKTGTLDIARAGHPDPVVITADGTAMIHQTEGGMPLGIDTDADYPTSRLTLGPGETVMFCTDGLIETGGHDMFSGWERLRPVLEQQTADLEKLADALVQAVHGPTSHYTTGPLADRREDDIALLLLRYDGGARRQPVPRRTALTIAQAEPERVAAARQQMRDLLHDWADPEQVDAAVLMISEMATNVLVHTDGDALMLAQATGEHGERRLRVEVSDGSDELPHKRRPGEMASSGRGLVLMEMLADAWGVDPQGAGKSIWFELYESGPAN, from the coding sequence ATGCGCACCGAGGACGTCCTGGCCGCGACCGCGACCGGTCTGTGGCGCTGGGACAACGCAGCCGGGACCGTCACGCTCGATGCGGAGGCGGCCCGGCTCCTGGAGCTGCCGGCCGCGGCCGGTGTCTTCCGCGAGTCCGCGGTGCGCTCCCGGTTCCACCCCGTCGACTGGAACGAGATCTACGGAGTGGTGAGCCTCGCCCGCGCCGAGGGCACCCTCGCCGAGGCCCGGCTGCGGATCGTGGACGAGAGCGGCCGGGTGCTGCGCATCGTCCGCAGCCGCTCCAAGCCGATCCCGCCAGGGACGCCCGACGGCACCGACTACGTACTGGTCGGCACCCTCCAGGAGGTCGCCGAGCCGCAGCCCGGCACCACCGGGGCGCACACCCCCATCACCGGGGACTGGCGCCGCTCCCGCGAGGCCTTCCTGCTGGACGCGGGCCGGGCGCTGGCCGAGGCCAGGTCGACCGCGGAGGTGCTTCGGGTCGCCGCCTCGCTCTCCATGCCGGGCTTCTCGCCGGACGGCCTGGCGGTCTTCGGCGTCGCGGGCGACCGGCTGACGATCATCGGGCACCACGGGCACAGCGTGGGCGACGAGGACCCGTTCACCGACATGCCGCTGGACACCGACTACCCGGCCGCCGAGGTGGTACGGACGGGGCGGGCCATCTATCTGCCGTCGCCCGAGGACTACAGCCGCCGCTACCCGGTCACCTGGCCGCTCGCCCGCCGTTTCGGGCGCCGGTCCTGGGCCTTCCTGCCGCTGATCGTCGCGGGGCACACCATGGGTGCCTGGATGGCGGGGTTCAAGCACCCGGTGTCCTTCTCGCCGGACGAGCGGTCCGTGCTGACGACCGTGGCCCGGATGCTGGCGCAGGCGCTGGCCCGGGCCGGGGTCGCCGAGACCGAGCGGGAACTGTCGCTGGGGCTCCAGCGCTCGATGATGCCGACTCTCGGCCCCGACATCCCGGGGATGACGGTCTCCGCCCGCTACATCCCGACCGGCGGCGGCCTCCAGGTCGGCGGCGACTGGTACGACATGATCTCGCTGCCCAACGGCCGCATCGCCCTGGTCATCGGCGATGTCCAGGGCCACGACGTGCGGGCCGCCGGGCTGATGGGGCAGCTGCGGATCGCCCTGCGCGCGTATGCCTCCGAGGGGCACCGTCCGGACGCGGTGCTCTCGCGGGCGTCGCGCTTCCTCGCCGGGCTCACGGACGCCTACGAGGACGGGGAGGAGACCGGGCCGCGCTTCGCCACCTGCCTGTACGCGGAGACCGATCCGAAGACCGGCACGCTCGACATCGCGCGGGCCGGCCACCCCGACCCGGTGGTGATCACCGCCGACGGGACGGCGATGATCCACCAGACCGAGGGCGGAATGCCGCTCGGCATCGACACGGACGCCGACTATCCGACGAGCCGGCTCACCCTGGGGCCCGGAGAAACGGTCATGTTCTGCACGGACGGGCTGATCGAGACCGGCGGCCACGACATGTTCTCCGGCTGGGAACGGCTTCGGCCGGTCCTGGAGCAGCAGACCGCCGACCTGGAGAAGCTCGCCGACGCCCTCGTGCAGGCCGTGCACGGGCCTACTTCGCACTACACGACGGGCCCGCTGGCGGACCGCCGGGAGGACGACATCGCGCTGCTGCTGCTCCGGTACGACGGAGGGGCGCGGCGGCAGCCGGTGCCCCGGCGCACTGCGCTGACCATCGCGCAGGCCGAGCCGGAGCGGGTCGCGGCGGCCCGGCAGCAGATGCGGGACCTGCTGCACGACTGGGCGGATCCGGAGCAGGTCGACGCGGCGGTCCTGATGATCTCCGAGATGGCCACCAACGTCCTCGTCCACACGGACGGGGACGCGCTGATGCTCGCGCAGGCGACGGGGGAGCACGGCGAGCGGCGGCTGCGGGTGGAGGTGTCCGACGGCAGCGACGAGCTGCCGCACAAGCGGCGCCCCGGGGAGATGGCCTCCAGCGGCCGCGGGCTGGTGCTGATGGAGATGCTCGCCGACGCGTGGGGGGTGGACCCGCAGGGGGCGGGGAAGTCGATCTGGTTCGAGCTGTACGAGTCGGGGCCGGCGAACTGA
- the aspS gene encoding aspartate--tRNA ligase, translating into MHRYRSHTCGELRASDVGTDVRLSGWLHNRRDLGGILFIDLRDHYGLVQLVARPGTPGNEALAKLTKETVVRIDGKVSARGADNVNPELPTGEIEIEVTEVEVLGEAAPLPFTINTEDGVNEERRLEYRFLDLRRERMHRNIMLRSAVIASIRAKMVALGFNEMATPILTATSPEGARDFVVPSRLNPGKFYALPQAPQQFKQLLMISGFDRYFQIAPCFRDEDARADRSPGEFYQLDVEMSFVEQEDVFRPIEKLMTELFEEFGNGRHVTSPFPRIPFRESMLKYGNDKPDLRAKLELVDISDVFADSEFKAFAGKHVRALPVPDTAGQSRKFFDGLGDYAVQHGAKGLAWVRVGEDGTLAGPIAKFLTETDVKTLTERLSLVPGHAVFFGAGEFDEVSKIMSVVRVEAAKRAGHFEEGVFRFCWIVDFPMYEKDEDTGKIDFSHNPFSMPQGGLKDLEEKDPLDILAWQYDIVCNGIELSSGAIRNHEPELMLKAFEIAGYDRETVEHEFAGMLRAFRLGAPPHGGIAPGVDRIVMLLADEPNIRETIAFPLNGNAQDLMMGAPTELDETRLRELNIQLRKPAATAKEKADPKDSVARDTGAK; encoded by the coding sequence ATGCATCGGTACAGGTCCCACACCTGCGGCGAGCTCCGCGCCTCTGACGTCGGCACCGACGTCCGACTGAGCGGCTGGCTGCACAATCGCCGAGACCTGGGTGGCATCCTCTTCATCGATCTGCGCGACCACTACGGTCTGGTGCAGCTGGTCGCCCGCCCCGGCACCCCGGGCAACGAGGCGCTGGCGAAGCTCACCAAGGAGACCGTCGTACGGATCGACGGCAAGGTCTCCGCGCGCGGCGCCGACAACGTCAACCCGGAGCTCCCGACCGGCGAGATCGAGATCGAGGTCACCGAGGTCGAGGTGCTGGGCGAGGCCGCCCCGCTGCCCTTCACGATCAACACCGAGGACGGGGTCAACGAGGAGCGGCGCCTGGAGTACCGCTTCCTCGACCTGCGCCGCGAGCGCATGCACCGCAACATCATGCTGCGCTCGGCGGTCATCGCCTCGATCCGCGCCAAGATGGTGGCCCTCGGCTTCAACGAGATGGCGACCCCGATCCTCACCGCGACCTCCCCCGAGGGCGCCCGTGACTTCGTCGTCCCGTCCCGTCTGAACCCGGGCAAGTTCTACGCCCTGCCGCAGGCCCCGCAGCAGTTCAAGCAGCTGCTGATGATCTCCGGCTTCGACCGCTACTTCCAGATCGCGCCGTGCTTCCGCGACGAGGACGCCCGCGCGGACCGTTCGCCCGGCGAGTTCTACCAGCTCGACGTCGAGATGTCGTTCGTCGAGCAGGAGGACGTCTTCCGGCCGATCGAGAAGCTGATGACCGAGCTCTTCGAGGAGTTCGGCAACGGCCGCCACGTCACCTCGCCGTTCCCGCGCATCCCGTTCCGCGAGTCGATGCTGAAGTACGGCAACGACAAGCCCGACCTGCGCGCCAAGCTGGAACTGGTCGACATCTCCGACGTCTTCGCCGACTCGGAGTTCAAGGCGTTCGCCGGCAAGCACGTCCGCGCCCTCCCGGTCCCGGACACCGCCGGTCAGTCCCGGAAGTTCTTCGACGGCCTCGGCGACTACGCCGTCCAGCACGGCGCCAAGGGCCTGGCCTGGGTCCGCGTCGGCGAGGACGGCACCCTGGCGGGACCGATCGCCAAGTTCCTCACCGAGACCGACGTGAAGACCCTCACCGAGCGTCTCTCCCTCGTCCCCGGCCACGCGGTCTTCTTCGGCGCGGGCGAGTTCGACGAGGTCTCCAAGATCATGTCCGTCGTCCGCGTCGAGGCCGCCAAGCGCGCCGGCCACTTCGAGGAGGGCGTCTTCCGGTTCTGCTGGATCGTCGACTTCCCGATGTACGAGAAGGACGAGGACACCGGGAAGATCGACTTCTCCCACAACCCCTTCTCGATGCCCCAGGGCGGGCTGAAGGACCTGGAGGAGAAGGACCCGCTGGACATCCTCGCCTGGCAGTACGACATCGTCTGCAACGGCATCGAGCTGTCCTCCGGCGCCATCCGTAACCACGAGCCCGAGCTGATGCTCAAGGCCTTCGAGATCGCCGGTTACGACCGCGAGACCGTCGAGCACGAGTTCGCGGGCATGCTCCGCGCCTTCCGCCTCGGCGCCCCGCCGCACGGTGGCATCGCCCCGGGCGTCGACCGCATCGTGATGCTGCTGGCCGACGAGCCCAACATCCGCGAGACGATCGCCTTCCCGCTCAACGGCAACGCCCAGGACCTGATGATGGGCGCCCCGACGGAGCTGGACGAGACCCGGCTGCGCGAGCTGAACATCCAGCTCCGCAAGCCGGCGGCGACGGCGAAGGAGAAGGCGGACCCCAAGGACTCCGTGGCGAGGGACACCGGCGCGAAGTAG
- a CDS encoding ABC transporter permease, which yields MKNGLRPARLSPRDVLRVGAVGLRARRARVVLSALGIAIGIATMVAVVGLSESSRADLMARLDRLGTNLLTAEAGRDAMGQPVRLPKNAVAMVERIGPVRHATATADIDARIRRSDVVPEERTAGVTAQAVRADLLSALGGEVGEGTWLTPAGERLPTTVLGAVAAERLGITRTGETIMMNDIRVAVVGILEPLELVPNLDRVAMVGFPAAERHFGFDGHPTTVFERSTDASVEDVRAVLARTISPGSEAGIKVSRPSDALAAKAATDEGLTNLMLGLGAVALLVGGVGVANTMVISVLERRQEIGLRRSLGATRGAIRLQFLTESLLLSALGGATGALLGAAATYGFARVQGWTAVVPPWSLAGGLAATLLIGVVAGLYPAIRASRLHPTVALNAT from the coding sequence ATGAAGAACGGTCTCAGGCCCGCCCGTCTCTCCCCCCGCGACGTCCTGCGCGTCGGCGCGGTCGGTCTCCGCGCCCGTCGCGCACGCGTGGTGCTCTCGGCGCTCGGCATCGCCATCGGCATCGCGACGATGGTCGCGGTCGTCGGCCTGTCCGAGTCGAGCCGCGCGGACCTGATGGCCCGGCTCGACCGCCTCGGCACCAACCTCCTGACCGCCGAGGCGGGCCGCGACGCCATGGGGCAGCCGGTCCGGCTGCCGAAGAACGCGGTCGCGATGGTCGAGCGCATCGGCCCGGTGCGGCACGCCACGGCCACCGCCGACATCGACGCCCGCATCCGCCGCAGCGACGTGGTCCCCGAGGAGCGCACCGCGGGCGTCACCGCCCAGGCGGTCCGCGCCGACCTGCTCTCCGCGCTCGGCGGTGAGGTCGGCGAGGGCACCTGGCTGACCCCGGCCGGTGAACGCCTCCCGACGACGGTGCTCGGCGCGGTGGCGGCGGAGCGGCTGGGCATCACCCGCACCGGCGAGACGATCATGATGAACGACATCCGCGTGGCCGTCGTCGGCATCCTCGAACCGCTCGAACTGGTCCCCAACCTGGACCGGGTGGCCATGGTCGGATTCCCCGCCGCCGAGCGCCACTTCGGCTTCGACGGCCACCCGACCACCGTCTTCGAGCGCTCCACCGACGCCTCGGTCGAGGACGTACGGGCGGTCCTGGCCCGCACCATCAGCCCCGGCAGCGAGGCGGGCATCAAGGTCTCCCGTCCCTCGGACGCGCTGGCCGCCAAGGCCGCCACCGACGAGGGGCTGACGAACCTGATGCTCGGCCTGGGCGCGGTGGCGCTGCTGGTCGGCGGGGTGGGCGTCGCCAACACGATGGTCATCTCCGTCCTGGAGCGCCGTCAGGAGATCGGCCTGCGGCGCTCGCTGGGTGCGACCCGGGGCGCGATCCGGCTCCAGTTCCTGACCGAGTCGCTGCTGCTGTCGGCGCTGGGCGGGGCGACGGGCGCGCTGCTGGGCGCGGCGGCGACGTACGGTTTCGCGCGGGTCCAGGGGTGGACGGCGGTGGTCCCGCCGTGGTCCCTGGCGGGCGGTCTGGCCGCCACCCTCCTGATCGGTGTGGTCGCGGGCCTCTACCCGGCGATCCGCGCCTCCCGGCTCCACCCGACGGTGGCCCTGAACGCGACGTGA
- a CDS encoding ABC transporter ATP-binding protein: MTPAPVIALRDATKSYPGGVHALRGVNLTVEAGELLAVVGPSGSGKSTMLNIMGTLDKPTTGTVEVAGYDVSGLSDSRLSALRARHIGFVFQHFHLAAGRDAVDNVADGLLYAGVAPKERRRRAREALARVRLDHRGSHTPNELSGGEKQRVAIARALVGSPRLLLADEPTGALDTASGEIVMELLHELNASGTTVCVITHDNGIADSLPRRVRFRDGEIVSDSRSGTPLGPRTALLGPRTRKAGS; this comes from the coding sequence ATGACACCGGCCCCGGTGATCGCACTGCGCGACGCCACCAAGTCGTACCCCGGCGGCGTCCACGCCCTGCGCGGAGTGAACCTCACCGTCGAGGCGGGCGAACTGCTCGCCGTCGTCGGCCCGTCCGGCTCGGGCAAGTCCACGATGCTCAACATCATGGGCACCCTCGACAAGCCCACCACGGGCACCGTCGAGGTCGCCGGGTACGACGTGTCCGGGCTCTCCGACTCCCGGCTCTCCGCACTGCGCGCCCGCCACATCGGCTTCGTCTTCCAGCACTTCCACCTGGCGGCCGGGCGCGACGCGGTGGACAACGTCGCCGACGGACTGCTGTACGCGGGCGTCGCGCCGAAGGAACGGCGCAGGCGTGCCCGGGAGGCGCTCGCCAGGGTGCGGCTGGACCATCGCGGCTCGCACACCCCGAACGAGCTGTCCGGCGGCGAGAAGCAGCGGGTGGCCATCGCCCGTGCCCTGGTGGGCAGCCCCCGGCTGCTGCTGGCCGACGAGCCGACCGGGGCGCTGGACACCGCGTCCGGCGAGATCGTCATGGAGCTGCTGCACGAGCTGAACGCGTCCGGCACCACCGTCTGCGTGATCACCCACGACAACGGGATCGCGGACTCACTGCCGCGCCGGGTCCGCTTCCGGGACGGCGAGATCGTCTCGGACTCGCGCTCCGGCACACCCCTCGGCCCACGTACCGCGCTTCTCGGCCCACGTACACGGAAGGCCGGTTCATGA
- a CDS encoding peptidoglycan-binding domain-containing protein — translation MRRRATLLALGTAALAAVTGGVLLLGDGGFLRDGGDAGAAARGGGPPPATATVVRTDLVRSTTVDGRLDFSQRRAVKAAVEGTVTVAAPEGRTLTMGQALYELNDKPVTLLYGPVPMFREMKPGDRGSDVLQLERSLRDLGYGSRLYVDVRYDEDTAAAVEQWQKSLNREPTGRVGKGDVVFQPGPVKVVSADAALADQVGPDEPVLTIASTRPVVRAELEQTDGALTSKGTKVEVTLPSGKTVAGHVAGTVRPEEQASGGDAGTGDGITVEVVLDGGAGAASGEDTGKPVSVKFVSEARKGVLAVPVEAVVALRGENGGYGLQVVRGATSKMIRVETGMTADGRIEVSGPDVREGLKVGAAAS, via the coding sequence GTGAGGCGCCGTGCCACCCTCCTCGCGCTCGGTACGGCGGCCCTCGCCGCCGTCACCGGGGGCGTCCTGCTCCTCGGCGACGGCGGCTTCCTCCGCGACGGCGGCGACGCGGGCGCCGCCGCGCGGGGCGGCGGCCCGCCGCCCGCCACCGCGACCGTCGTACGCACCGACCTCGTGCGGTCCACGACGGTCGACGGCAGGCTCGACTTCTCGCAGCGCCGCGCCGTCAAGGCCGCCGTCGAGGGAACCGTCACGGTCGCCGCCCCCGAAGGGAGGACACTGACCATGGGGCAGGCGCTGTACGAGCTGAACGACAAGCCCGTCACCCTCCTCTACGGGCCGGTCCCTATGTTCCGCGAGATGAAGCCAGGCGACCGGGGCAGTGACGTGCTCCAGCTGGAGCGCAGTCTGCGTGACCTGGGGTACGGATCGCGGCTCTACGTCGACGTCCGGTACGACGAGGACACCGCGGCCGCCGTCGAACAGTGGCAGAAGTCCCTCAACCGCGAGCCCACCGGCAGGGTCGGCAAGGGCGATGTCGTCTTCCAGCCCGGCCCGGTCAAGGTGGTCTCCGCCGACGCGGCACTCGCCGACCAGGTCGGCCCGGACGAGCCGGTCCTGACGATCGCCTCCACCCGGCCCGTCGTACGGGCGGAACTGGAGCAGACCGACGGCGCGCTCACCTCGAAGGGAACCAAGGTCGAGGTCACCCTGCCGAGCGGGAAGACCGTGGCCGGCCACGTCGCCGGTACGGTGCGCCCCGAGGAGCAGGCCTCCGGCGGCGACGCGGGCACCGGGGACGGCATCACCGTCGAGGTCGTCCTGGACGGCGGGGCGGGCGCCGCGTCCGGCGAGGACACCGGGAAACCGGTGAGCGTGAAGTTCGTCAGCGAGGCACGCAAGGGGGTCCTCGCGGTCCCCGTCGAGGCGGTCGTCGCCCTGCGCGGCGAGAACGGCGGCTACGGCCTCCAGGTCGTCCGGGGAGCCACCTCGAAGATGATCCGGGTGGAGACGGGCATGACCGCCGACGGGCGGATCGAGGTCAGCGGCCCCGACGTGCGCGAGGGCCTGAAGGTCGGAGCGGCCGCGTCATGA
- a CDS encoding response regulator transcription factor: protein MPHVLLIEDDASVRDGMELVLRRHGYGVETAATGEQALALLDGERGARVELAVLDLMLPGMDGFEVCRRIRARSAVLPVIMLTARGDDQDIVTGLEAGADDYVVKPVTAPVLEARIRAALRRAEPSGPVRGAAADLAGLVIDRAGLTVTKHGTPVPLPPTELRLLLELSAAPGRVLSREQLLESVWDHTFLGDSRLVDAAVGRLRAKLEDVPAKPRYVQTVRGFGYRFGPL from the coding sequence ATGCCGCATGTGTTGCTCATCGAGGACGACGCGTCCGTACGGGACGGAATGGAGCTCGTGCTGCGCCGGCACGGGTACGGCGTGGAGACCGCCGCCACCGGCGAGCAGGCCCTCGCCCTGCTGGACGGGGAACGGGGCGCACGGGTGGAACTGGCCGTCCTGGACCTGATGCTGCCCGGCATGGACGGCTTCGAGGTGTGCCGCCGTATCCGCGCCCGCTCGGCGGTCCTGCCCGTCATCATGCTGACCGCACGCGGCGACGACCAGGACATCGTGACCGGCCTGGAGGCGGGCGCCGACGACTACGTCGTCAAACCGGTCACCGCGCCCGTCCTGGAGGCCCGTATCCGGGCCGCGCTGCGGCGGGCGGAACCGTCCGGGCCGGTGCGCGGGGCCGCCGCCGACCTCGCCGGGCTGGTGATCGACCGCGCCGGGCTGACCGTCACCAAGCACGGCACACCGGTCCCGCTGCCGCCCACCGAACTGCGGCTGCTGCTGGAGCTGTCGGCCGCCCCGGGCCGGGTGCTCAGCCGCGAGCAGCTCCTCGAATCCGTCTGGGACCACACCTTCCTGGGCGACTCCCGGTTGGTGGACGCGGCAGTCGGGCGGCTGCGGGCCAAGCTGGAGGACGTGCCGGCCAAGCCGCGGTACGTCCAGACGGTGCGGGGCTTCGGCTACCGATTCGGTCCGCTGTGA